A region from the Devosia lucknowensis genome encodes:
- a CDS encoding ABC transporter substrate-binding protein — protein sequence MHSSLTRIAAVLVASTMLAGVANAETIRWARSSDALTLDPHSQNQGNTHTLAHHIYETLVGRDNDGTLTPRLATEWALKDGDDTVWVFKLREGVKFHDGADFTAEDVVYSMTRAKSEFSNMRQLHAEVESVTAVDDYTVEFQMAGPSLIYPNNLTNTFIMDKTWSEANDLDVVQDFAAGATNYSVLNTNGTGPYTLVSREPDVRTVLAYNEGWWGEQPEVTDIEYIVIADAGTRVSALLSGEVDIVQDVPPQDIERLSSTDGFKVETGPENRFIYFGYKFGDEPLKSSNITDSNPFNNPLVREAMELVLDRDAIQRVVMRGQSIPTGIPNPPFVNGWTEELDAYPAVDVERAKELMVEAGYPDGFTVTLDTPNNRYVNDEAIATAYVGMLGQIGIQVTLASRPVAEHSPLILASNTDFYLLGWGVPTFDSAYVFNDLIHTKETGEDAELGGYNVGMYTNPELDEKIVSLGVESDEAVRNQTIADIWEVVKADRVLLPIHNQVLAYAMRDGVTLPVQPENQPNMTTVTFE from the coding sequence ATGCATTCTTCACTGACCCGCATTGCGGCGGTACTTGTTGCCTCCACGATGCTCGCCGGTGTTGCGAACGCCGAGACGATTCGCTGGGCGCGCTCGTCTGACGCGCTGACGCTGGATCCGCATTCGCAGAACCAGGGCAACACGCATACGCTTGCCCACCACATCTATGAAACCCTTGTCGGCCGCGACAATGATGGCACCCTGACCCCGCGTCTGGCCACCGAATGGGCTCTCAAGGATGGCGACGACACCGTCTGGGTGTTCAAGCTGCGCGAAGGCGTCAAGTTCCACGACGGCGCTGACTTCACCGCCGAGGACGTGGTCTATTCCATGACCCGCGCCAAGAGCGAATTCTCCAACATGCGGCAGCTGCATGCCGAAGTGGAATCGGTCACCGCCGTTGACGACTACACCGTCGAATTCCAGATGGCCGGCCCCTCGCTCATCTACCCGAACAACCTGACCAACACCTTCATCATGGACAAAACGTGGTCGGAAGCCAACGACCTCGACGTCGTCCAGGATTTCGCCGCCGGCGCGACCAACTACTCGGTTCTCAACACCAACGGCACCGGTCCCTATACCCTCGTCTCGCGTGAGCCGGACGTGCGCACCGTCCTCGCCTATAACGAAGGCTGGTGGGGCGAGCAGCCCGAAGTCACCGACATCGAATACATCGTCATCGCCGATGCCGGCACGCGCGTCTCGGCGCTGCTTTCGGGCGAAGTGGACATCGTCCAGGACGTCCCGCCGCAGGATATCGAGCGTCTGTCCTCGACCGATGGCTTCAAGGTCGAAACCGGCCCGGAAAACCGCTTCATCTACTTCGGCTATAAGTTCGGCGACGAACCGCTGAAGTCGTCCAACATCACCGACAGCAACCCGTTCAACAATCCGCTCGTGCGCGAAGCCATGGAACTGGTGCTCGATCGTGATGCGATCCAGCGCGTTGTGATGCGCGGCCAGTCCATCCCGACCGGTATCCCGAACCCGCCTTTCGTCAATGGCTGGACCGAAGAACTCGACGCCTATCCGGCAGTCGATGTCGAGCGCGCCAAGGAACTGATGGTCGAAGCCGGTTATCCCGATGGTTTCACGGTCACCCTCGACACGCCGAACAATCGCTACGTCAACGACGAAGCCATCGCGACGGCTTATGTCGGCATGCTCGGCCAGATCGGCATCCAGGTCACCCTGGCCTCCCGTCCGGTCGCCGAACACTCCCCGCTCATCCTGGCCAGCAACACCGATTTCTACCTGCTCGGCTGGGGCGTTCCGACGTTCGACAGCGCCTATGTCTTCAACGACCTGATCCACACCAAGGAAACCGGCGAAGACGCTGAACTGGGCGGCTACAATGTCGGCATGTACACCAATCCCGAACTGGACGAGAAGATCGTCTCGCTCGGCGTGGAAAGCGACGAAGCTGTCCGCAACCAGACCATCGCCGACATCTGGGAAGTGGTGAAGGCCGACCGCGTTCTGCTGCCGATCCACAACCAGGTGCTGGCCTATGCCATGCGCGATGGTGTGACGCTGCCGGTCCAGCCGGAAAACCAGCCGAACATGACCACGGTCACCTTCGAGTAA
- a CDS encoding Gfo/Idh/MocA family protein has translation MAHEQRVFGIGVVGAGMAAKPHALALNALKGSIVVRGVWRRNRTELAQFCETYDFPAADSYEALLADPAVDAILVLTPPNAREEIVAAAARAGKHVLMEKPVERTTEAAERIVAACKNADVTLGIIFQHRFRAASIALAKMVASGELGTLCAVHLVVPWWRAQQGYYDKPGRGTFAQDGGGVLITQAIHSLDLMLSLTGPVTAVTALSATTRLHQMETEDFVAGGMEFANGAVGSLVATTANYPGSAESLTLNFTGASATLTGGNLTLNWLDGRTETIGEASNSGGGADPMAFPFDWHQAQIAEFAAAVLAGRQPSSTGHTALAVHRLIDALIRSGREGKRVEVQSL, from the coding sequence ATGGCGCATGAACAGAGAGTTTTCGGGATCGGCGTGGTCGGCGCCGGCATGGCCGCCAAGCCGCATGCACTGGCACTCAATGCGCTGAAGGGCAGCATCGTTGTTCGCGGCGTGTGGAGGAGAAACCGCACCGAGCTCGCGCAGTTTTGCGAGACCTATGATTTTCCAGCCGCGGACAGTTACGAGGCTCTGCTGGCCGATCCCGCCGTGGACGCCATCCTCGTTCTGACGCCGCCCAATGCCCGCGAAGAGATCGTGGCGGCTGCAGCCAGGGCCGGCAAGCACGTGCTGATGGAAAAACCTGTCGAACGGACGACCGAGGCGGCCGAGCGGATCGTTGCCGCTTGTAAGAACGCAGACGTCACATTGGGCATCATCTTTCAGCACCGGTTCCGGGCAGCGTCCATCGCACTGGCGAAAATGGTAGCCAGCGGTGAACTGGGCACTCTCTGTGCTGTCCACCTCGTTGTCCCCTGGTGGCGAGCGCAGCAGGGTTACTACGACAAGCCAGGTCGCGGCACATTCGCCCAGGACGGCGGCGGGGTGTTGATCACCCAGGCGATCCATTCTCTCGATCTGATGTTGAGCCTCACCGGTCCGGTCACGGCCGTGACTGCCCTTTCGGCAACGACGAGACTGCATCAGATGGAAACAGAGGACTTCGTTGCCGGCGGGATGGAATTCGCCAATGGCGCCGTTGGCAGCCTTGTGGCCACCACCGCCAATTATCCCGGCAGCGCCGAGAGCCTGACGCTGAACTTCACCGGGGCCAGCGCCACGCTGACCGGGGGTAACCTGACGCTGAACTGGCTGGATGGCCGGACGGAAACGATCGGCGAGGCCAGCAATTCAGGCGGCGGCGCAGATCCGATGGCTTTTCCGTTCGACTGGCACCAGGCGCAGATTGCTGAATTTGCTGCCGCGGTGCTGGCAGGTCGGCAGCCGAGCTCCACAGGGCATACGGCGCTGGCCGTTCACAGGCTGATCGATGCCCTGATCCGATCCGGAAGGGAAGGAAAGAGGGTGGAGGTTCAGTCTTTGTGA
- a CDS encoding SIMPL domain-containing protein codes for MKSVGIVAALFLAAGIALAGWFVGNSLVESRQPLRTVTVKGLSERAVEANLGFWPIRFVATGATLEGARSSLETSEAAVRTFLTDRGFGETEIQVQNVLVEDRAAGYNAGSTPDEYRFVLTEDILVTTDKVTELADASRSVADLLRQGVVFSADAYSAGASFVFTDINDLKSEMLTEATQRAKETAAQFATESGAQVGDIQTANQGVFEILPAVEIPNDRPEKQIDKKVRVVTTITYFLVD; via the coding sequence ATGAAATCGGTTGGGATTGTTGCAGCGCTTTTCCTGGCGGCTGGGATTGCCCTGGCGGGGTGGTTCGTCGGCAACTCGCTGGTGGAAAGCCGGCAGCCGCTGCGCACTGTCACGGTGAAGGGTCTCAGCGAGCGGGCCGTCGAAGCTAATCTCGGCTTCTGGCCAATTCGGTTCGTGGCGACCGGCGCAACGCTTGAGGGTGCACGTTCGAGCCTTGAAACTTCGGAGGCGGCCGTGCGGACATTCCTCACCGATCGCGGTTTCGGCGAAACGGAAATTCAGGTCCAGAACGTTCTCGTCGAAGATCGTGCAGCCGGCTACAACGCCGGTTCGACCCCTGACGAATACCGCTTCGTGCTCACCGAGGATATTCTGGTTACAACCGACAAGGTCACCGAGCTGGCCGACGCGAGCCGGTCGGTCGCGGACCTCTTGCGTCAGGGCGTGGTGTTTTCCGCCGATGCCTACAGCGCCGGTGCATCCTTCGTCTTCACCGACATCAACGATCTCAAGAGCGAAATGCTGACCGAAGCGACGCAGCGGGCCAAGGAAACGGCAGCGCAATTCGCCACTGAATCGGGTGCGCAGGTTGGCGATATCCAGACCGCCAATCAGGGCGTATTCGAGATCCTGCCGGCGGTGGAAATCCCCAATGACCGGCCGGAAAAGCAGATCGACAAGAAGGTCCGCGTCGTGACCACGATCACCTATTTCCTCGTCGACTGA
- a CDS encoding bifunctional diguanylate cyclase/phosphodiesterase yields the protein MTEVKTEAHRGDWRRTMVIPVLMAFLVMLVAGIFLDRQNHQIAESRQRTDTLNQISVIRAKLEGNVSSNIQLVKGLVSVISTEPDMDQARYEDLVRNLFEEESQLRSVAAAPDLVIRMTYPLEANAAVVGLDYRTNAAQWPAVEKVVATGRLNIAGPVDLIQGGRGFVGRFPVYIGEGNSRSFWGIVSAVLDLDRLYRDSGLLNPELDLDISITGHDGTGRGGNRFYGPDLSGADPVVADVVLPSGTWQIAAVPRSGWGADPLATWLLRALMVGAGALMVFPILLTGRMVDQRHEHIRALGEREVQLARLSRRLNLALEVSKVGVWEMDFESGDEAWDERTNELYGLPNDGSPRSHDHWRAAVHPDDRERAENDFRRMIATGHYESDYRVVLPDGKLRYVRSIGALFSEPGHPDKVVGCNWDVTSDVELNDNLRRAKRQAEARNNELEAARIRIEHNALHDSLTGLPNRRYLDDVLKRHAADGYHGSGSIALLHIDLDRFKQINDTLGHAAGDAMLIHASNVLRANCRESDFVARIGGDEFIIVSSAGSSDGRLKLVADRIVREMRLPALHEGHEVRFGVSIGVAVSRTADIDVKQLLVNADIALYRAKALGRNRHEFFSEVLQAEVINTKRVADEILKALDTDAFVTYYQPQFCAQTLDLVSVEALVRWQHPEQGIKAPDSFMAVAEELNVVAQIDSAVLTQTLADLARWDKLGLNVPRASVNVSLRRLHDEGLIESLKALDIPAGRLAFELVESIYLDENDGVVAWNIDHIKELGIDVEIDDFGTGYASIVSLQKLHPRRLKIDRQLILPILKEPAQRQLVASIVDIGKSMDIEIVAEGVETMEHAVILRDLGCDILQGYAFAKPMSRDALENFLRQNAWARAG from the coding sequence ATGACTGAGGTTAAGACAGAGGCACATCGCGGCGACTGGCGGCGCACCATGGTTATTCCGGTGCTCATGGCCTTTCTCGTCATGCTGGTGGCCGGCATTTTCCTCGACCGGCAGAACCACCAGATCGCAGAAAGCCGCCAGCGCACTGACACGCTGAACCAGATTTCGGTCATCCGCGCGAAGCTCGAAGGCAATGTGTCGAGCAATATCCAGCTCGTCAAAGGACTGGTATCGGTCATTTCCACCGAACCGGACATGGATCAGGCGCGCTACGAAGATCTGGTACGCAACCTGTTTGAGGAAGAAAGTCAGCTACGCTCCGTGGCGGCTGCACCGGACCTCGTCATCCGCATGACCTATCCACTCGAGGCCAATGCGGCCGTGGTCGGTTTGGATTACCGCACCAATGCAGCCCAATGGCCAGCGGTGGAAAAAGTCGTCGCTACCGGCCGTCTCAATATCGCCGGGCCGGTGGACCTCATCCAGGGCGGGCGAGGGTTCGTCGGTCGTTTCCCCGTCTATATCGGGGAGGGTAATAGCCGTTCCTTCTGGGGCATCGTGTCGGCCGTACTCGATCTCGACCGCCTTTACCGGGACAGTGGCCTCCTTAATCCCGAGCTCGACCTCGACATTTCGATCACCGGCCACGATGGCACGGGCCGCGGCGGCAACCGCTTCTACGGCCCCGACCTGAGTGGTGCTGATCCCGTCGTGGCCGACGTGGTGCTGCCTTCGGGCACCTGGCAAATTGCCGCTGTGCCGCGCAGCGGCTGGGGCGCCGATCCGCTGGCCACATGGCTGCTGCGTGCCTTGATGGTGGGCGCCGGGGCACTCATGGTGTTTCCCATTCTTCTCACCGGCCGCATGGTCGACCAGCGTCACGAGCACATCCGCGCGCTGGGCGAGCGCGAAGTGCAGCTGGCGCGGCTGTCGCGCCGCCTCAACCTGGCGCTCGAAGTGTCCAAGGTCGGCGTATGGGAGATGGATTTCGAGAGCGGTGACGAAGCCTGGGACGAGCGGACAAACGAGCTATACGGCCTGCCGAACGACGGCAGTCCGCGCAGTCACGACCACTGGCGCGCCGCCGTCCACCCCGACGACCGCGAACGGGCGGAAAACGACTTCCGCAGGATGATCGCAACCGGTCACTATGAATCGGACTACCGGGTGGTGCTGCCTGACGGCAAGCTGCGCTATGTGCGCTCCATCGGCGCACTGTTCAGCGAGCCGGGTCACCCGGACAAGGTCGTGGGCTGCAACTGGGACGTGACCAGCGACGTCGAGCTCAACGACAACCTGCGGCGCGCCAAGCGCCAGGCGGAGGCGCGCAACAACGAACTCGAGGCCGCCCGTATCCGTATCGAGCACAATGCACTGCATGATAGCCTCACCGGGTTGCCCAACCGCCGCTATCTCGATGACGTCCTGAAGCGCCACGCCGCCGATGGATATCACGGCAGCGGCTCGATCGCCTTGCTGCACATCGACCTCGATCGGTTCAAGCAGATCAACGACACGCTGGGCCATGCGGCAGGCGACGCCATGCTCATTCACGCCAGCAATGTGCTGCGCGCCAACTGTCGCGAAAGCGATTTCGTGGCGCGCATCGGCGGTGACGAGTTCATCATCGTTTCCAGTGCCGGCTCAAGCGATGGGCGGCTCAAACTGGTGGCGGACCGCATCGTGCGCGAGATGCGTCTGCCGGCGCTGCACGAAGGCCATGAAGTCAGGTTTGGCGTGAGCATTGGTGTCGCGGTGTCACGCACGGCTGACATCGACGTCAAACAGCTGCTGGTCAATGCCGACATCGCGCTCTATCGCGCCAAGGCGCTGGGCCGCAACCGGCATGAATTTTTCTCCGAAGTGCTGCAGGCCGAGGTCATCAACACCAAGCGCGTGGCCGACGAAATTCTCAAGGCGCTCGATACCGACGCCTTCGTGACCTACTATCAACCGCAATTCTGCGCACAGACACTCGATCTCGTCAGCGTCGAAGCACTGGTGCGCTGGCAGCATCCCGAACAGGGCATCAAAGCACCGGACAGTTTCATGGCGGTGGCTGAGGAACTCAACGTCGTCGCGCAGATCGATAGCGCCGTATTGACGCAGACCCTGGCCGACCTGGCGCGCTGGGACAAGCTGGGGCTCAATGTGCCGCGCGCCTCGGTGAACGTTTCTCTGCGCCGGTTGCACGACGAGGGGCTGATCGAAAGCCTCAAGGCCCTCGACATCCCCGCCGGGCGCCTGGCTTTCGAACTGGTGGAAAGCATCTATCTCGACGAAAACGACGGTGTCGTGGCCTGGAACATCGACCACATCAAGGAGCTTGGCATCGACGTCGAGATCGATGATTTCGGTACGGGATACGCCTCGATCGTGTCGCTGCAGAAACTGCATCCGCGGCGCCTCAAGATCGACCGCCAGCTGATCTTGCCGATTCTCAAGGAACCGGCGCAGCGCCAGCTGGTGGCATCGATCGTCGACATCGGCAAAAGCATGGACATCGAGATTGTCGCGGAGGGCGTCGAGACAATGGAGCACGCAGTGATCCTGCGCGATCTCGGCTGCGACATCCTACAAGGATACGCCTTCGCCAAGCCCATGTCCCGCGACGCTCTCGAAAACTTCCTGCGCCAGAATGCGTGGGCCCGGGCCGGCTAA
- a CDS encoding VOC family protein yields the protein MSQAIATIALVVDDYDAAIRFYGDTLGFELIDDRDMGGGKRWVVVGPSGDRGARLLLARAEGEQQRAAIGNQTGGRVMLFLETDRFEEDYRRLRDAGVSFLEAPRHEAYGSVAVFTDLYGNKWDLIQPRR from the coding sequence ATGAGCCAAGCCATTGCTACCATTGCTCTTGTCGTGGACGATTATGACGCGGCCATCCGCTTCTATGGCGACACGCTGGGCTTCGAGCTGATCGACGACCGGGACATGGGTGGCGGCAAGCGATGGGTGGTTGTGGGGCCTTCCGGCGATCGCGGCGCACGCCTGTTGCTGGCCAGAGCCGAGGGTGAGCAACAGCGCGCCGCAATCGGTAACCAGACCGGCGGTCGCGTCATGCTGTTCCTCGAAACCGACAGGTTCGAGGAAGACTACAGACGCCTCCGCGATGCTGGAGTATCCTTTCTCGAAGCGCCCCGCCACGAGGCCTACGGATCAGTCGCCGTCTTCACCGATCTCTACGGAAACAAATGGGATCTCATCCAACCAAGGCGCTGA
- a CDS encoding ABC transporter ATP-binding protein, producing the protein MTEPVLSIRNLVVEFPFRDDVFRAVDGVSFDIMPGEVVGVVGESGAGKSMTGSAVIGLIERPGHIAGGEILLKGERIDNLPEEQRAKLRGKRIGMVFQDPLTSLNPLYTVGEQLVETIRTHLPLTEQQARQKAIDLLAETGIPKAAERIDSYPHQFSGGMRQRVVIALALAAEPELIIADEPTSALDVSVQAQIIKVLKKLCSSRGAAVMLITHDMGVIAQTADRMVVMHHGTVVETGTVGDIIRRPREPYTIKLIDSIPTIKRQDDAPPPAEAANDDRAYVQVRNLVRDFEIGRGSFTKLLPGKVEIFRAVNEVSFSIPRGETFGLVGESGSGKSTCAKMIVGLLRPTSGHITVDGHDIWAGGKGHQERRKRVQMIFQDPYASLNPRWRVADIIAEPMRTLGIARKGSEVQDRVAELLRRVRLDPSVMRKFPHEFSGGQRQRIAIARALSSQPEFIVCDEPTSALDVSVQAQVLELMSELQAEFGLTYLLISHNLAVVRQMSTAVGVLHNGVMVEKGPTDSIFDNPQAEYTRMLLDAVPDISKVA; encoded by the coding sequence ATGACCGAGCCCGTACTTTCCATTCGGAACCTCGTCGTCGAGTTTCCTTTCCGTGACGACGTGTTTCGCGCAGTCGATGGCGTCAGTTTCGACATCATGCCCGGCGAAGTGGTCGGCGTGGTGGGTGAAAGTGGTGCCGGCAAGTCCATGACCGGTTCCGCCGTCATCGGCCTCATCGAGCGGCCCGGCCATATTGCTGGCGGGGAAATCCTGCTCAAGGGCGAACGCATTGACAACCTGCCGGAGGAACAGCGCGCCAAGCTGCGTGGCAAGCGCATCGGCATGGTGTTCCAGGATCCGCTCACCAGTCTCAATCCGCTCTATACGGTGGGAGAGCAACTGGTCGAGACCATCCGCACCCACCTGCCGCTCACCGAACAGCAGGCCCGTCAGAAGGCCATCGACCTCCTGGCGGAAACCGGAATACCCAAGGCCGCCGAGCGCATCGACAGTTATCCGCACCAGTTCTCCGGCGGCATGCGGCAGCGCGTCGTCATTGCCCTGGCCCTCGCGGCAGAACCCGAACTGATCATTGCCGATGAGCCGACATCAGCGCTCGACGTGTCGGTGCAGGCCCAGATCATCAAGGTCCTCAAAAAGCTCTGTTCCAGCCGCGGCGCCGCGGTCATGCTCATCACCCACGACATGGGCGTTATCGCCCAGACCGCCGACCGCATGGTGGTGATGCATCACGGCACCGTCGTCGAAACCGGCACTGTGGGCGACATCATCCGTCGCCCGCGCGAGCCCTATACGATCAAGCTGATCGACTCCATTCCTACCATCAAGCGTCAGGATGATGCGCCGCCGCCGGCCGAAGCCGCCAATGACGATCGGGCCTATGTGCAGGTCAGGAACCTCGTTCGCGATTTCGAAATCGGCCGCGGCAGTTTCACTAAGCTCCTTCCCGGCAAGGTCGAAATCTTCCGCGCCGTCAACGAGGTCAGCTTCTCGATCCCTCGCGGAGAGACCTTCGGCCTCGTGGGCGAATCGGGTTCGGGCAAGTCGACCTGTGCCAAGATGATCGTCGGGCTACTGCGTCCGACGTCCGGCCACATCACCGTCGACGGTCACGACATCTGGGCCGGCGGCAAGGGCCACCAGGAGCGTCGCAAGCGCGTCCAGATGATTTTTCAGGATCCCTATGCCAGCCTCAATCCGCGCTGGCGTGTGGCCGACATCATCGCCGAGCCGATGCGGACCCTTGGCATTGCCCGCAAGGGATCGGAAGTACAGGACCGCGTGGCCGAACTCCTGCGTCGCGTGCGCCTCGATCCCTCGGTCATGCGCAAGTTCCCGCACGAATTCTCCGGCGGACAGCGCCAGCGCATCGCGATTGCGCGAGCCCTGTCGAGCCAGCCCGAATTCATTGTCTGCGATGAACCGACTTCGGCGCTCGACGTGTCGGTCCAGGCCCAGGTGCTCGAACTGATGAGCGAATTGCAGGCCGAATTCGGACTGACCTATCTGCTCATCAGCCACAATCTGGCTGTGGTGCGACAGATGTCGACCGCCGTCGGCGTGTTGCACAATGGCGTCATGGTCGAGAAGGGCCCAACCGACTCCATCTTCGACAATCCGCAGGCCGAGTACACGCGCATGCTGCTCGATGCTGTGCCCGACATTTCAAAGGTGGCCTGA
- a CDS encoding ABC transporter permease, which translates to MTDLPHSPEQPVPAAKTSRWKTFLTSDIVWSYRHSPITIVASIVALLLILMAVLAPWLAPYNPFNPATLNLMDGFSPPGTATSAGRYYALGTDSQGRDMLSTIMYGSRVSLFVGVMATLFAMVMGVGLGLVAGYVGGLVDAILMRVADVQLSFPAILIALLIFGVARGVIPPNQQEGAAVWVLIIAIGLANWAQFARTVRGATMVERQKDYVAAARILGVNPFIILLRHVLPNVMGPVLVIGTIGLALAIIEEATLSYLGVGVPPTQPSLGTLIRIGQQFLFSGEWWILLFPAVTLVLLALSVNLLGDWLRDALNPKLR; encoded by the coding sequence GTGACCGATCTGCCCCACTCGCCGGAACAGCCGGTACCTGCTGCAAAGACCTCGCGATGGAAGACGTTCCTCACGTCCGACATCGTCTGGTCCTACCGCCATTCGCCAATCACCATCGTCGCATCGATCGTCGCACTGCTGCTGATCTTGATGGCGGTCCTCGCCCCGTGGCTGGCGCCCTACAATCCGTTCAACCCGGCAACGCTCAACCTCATGGATGGCTTCTCCCCGCCGGGAACCGCCACCTCGGCCGGCCGCTACTATGCCCTGGGTACGGATAGCCAGGGTCGCGACATGCTCTCGACCATCATGTATGGCTCGCGCGTCTCACTCTTCGTGGGGGTCATGGCGACGCTCTTCGCCATGGTCATGGGGGTCGGCCTCGGCCTCGTCGCCGGCTATGTCGGTGGTCTTGTCGACGCCATTCTGATGCGTGTCGCTGACGTCCAGCTGTCTTTCCCGGCTATTCTGATTGCCCTGCTGATCTTTGGTGTTGCCCGCGGCGTTATTCCGCCCAATCAGCAGGAAGGCGCCGCCGTCTGGGTGCTGATCATTGCCATCGGTCTGGCCAACTGGGCCCAGTTCGCGCGCACCGTGCGTGGCGCCACCATGGTCGAGCGGCAGAAGGATTATGTGGCTGCCGCCCGCATCCTTGGCGTCAATCCGTTCATAATCCTGCTCCGCCACGTCCTGCCCAATGTCATGGGGCCGGTTCTCGTTATCGGTACGATCGGCCTGGCGCTGGCCATCATCGAAGAAGCGACGCTCTCCTATCTCGGCGTCGGCGTTCCGCCCACGCAGCCCTCGCTGGGCACACTGATCCGCATCGGCCAGCAGTTCCTGTTCTCGGGCGAATGGTGGATCCTGCTGTTCCCGGCCGTCACCCTTGTCCTGCTCGCCTTGTCCGTCAACCTGCTCGGTGACTGGCTGCGCGATGCCCTCAATCCGAAGTTGCGCTGA
- a CDS encoding ABC transporter permease produces the protein MLAFIARRLLQSVLVMLVVAFIAFLVFRYVGDPLAALLGQDARASDYDAARERLGLDQPFYIQFYYFVINALQGQFGISYRLQQPVTQLILDRLPATIELAFASATIALVFGIMLGIYTALRPRAFSTGVVMTASLIGVSLPTFLIGIGLIYVFAVELKWLPSFGRGEVVQIGWWKTGLLTQSGLRSLILPAITLSLFQLTLIMRLVRAEMLEVLRTDYIRFARARGLSKRAINFGHALKNTMVPVITITGLQLGSVIAFAIITETVFQWPGVGSLFVNSVAVVDVPVMAAYLVFVALVFVVINLIVDILYFIVDPRLRDGARSGK, from the coding sequence ATGCTGGCCTTCATTGCCCGACGGCTCCTGCAGTCCGTCCTCGTCATGCTTGTCGTGGCGTTCATTGCTTTCCTGGTATTCCGCTATGTCGGTGACCCGCTGGCCGCCCTTTTGGGACAGGATGCCCGGGCCAGCGACTATGATGCGGCACGTGAGCGCCTTGGCCTCGACCAGCCCTTCTACATCCAGTTCTACTATTTCGTGATCAACGCCCTGCAGGGGCAGTTCGGCATTTCCTACCGCTTGCAACAGCCGGTCACGCAACTGATCCTTGATCGCCTTCCGGCGACGATCGAGCTCGCCTTCGCCTCGGCCACGATTGCCCTGGTCTTTGGCATAATGCTGGGCATCTATACAGCGCTTCGGCCGCGCGCCTTCTCAACCGGCGTTGTCATGACCGCCTCGCTGATCGGTGTGTCGCTTCCCACCTTCCTGATCGGTATCGGGCTGATCTACGTCTTTGCCGTCGAACTGAAATGGCTACCCTCCTTCGGGCGTGGCGAAGTCGTGCAGATCGGCTGGTGGAAGACCGGCCTTTTGACCCAGTCGGGTCTGCGCTCTTTGATCCTGCCGGCGATCACACTCTCGCTGTTCCAATTGACGCTGATCATGCGCCTCGTGCGCGCCGAAATGCTCGAAGTCCTGCGCACCGATTACATCCGCTTTGCCAGAGCGCGCGGCCTTTCCAAGCGGGCGATCAATTTCGGCCATGCATTGAAAAACACCATGGTGCCGGTCATCACCATTACCGGTTTGCAACTGGGCTCGGTCATCGCCTTCGCGATCATCACCGAAACCGTGTTCCAGTGGCCAGGTGTTGGCTCGCTCTTCGTCAATTCCGTGGCTGTTGTCGACGTGCCAGTCATGGCCGCCTACCTGGTCTTCGTTGCCCTGGTCTTCGTGGTCATCAACCTCATTGTCGATATCCTCTACTTCATCGTCGATCCGCGCCTGCGCGACGGCGCCAGATCCGGAAAGTAA